The proteins below are encoded in one region of Thermovirga sp.:
- a CDS encoding response regulator transcription factor, which translates to MERILLADDDAGLCELLTEFLESEGFKIESIHDGGKVVSKVLAERYSLVILDVMLPGLSGMEVLKEIRRQSA; encoded by the coding sequence GTGGAACGGATACTGCTTGCCGATGACGATGCGGGCCTTTGCGAATTGCTCACCGAGTTCCTTGAATCGGAGGGCTTCAAGATCGAATCCATCCACGACGGCGGCAAGGTCGTCTCAAAGGTCCTGGCGGAACGGTACTCGCTGGTGATCCTGGACGTGATGCTCCCCGGGCTTTCGGGGATGGAGGTCCTGAAGGAGATCAGGAGGCAGTCCGCCAT
- a CDS encoding RidA family protein yields MMKKEIRTDLAPKPIGFYSKGIKVGNRIYVSGEGPLNPETGKIPETIEEQTRQVLTNISNILQAGVATMDHVVKATVHLADLEDFHAFNDVYREFFNAPYPVRTTVGSALLGILVEIDVIAEL; encoded by the coding sequence CTGATGAAGAAGGAGATTCGTACCGATTTAGCGCCCAAGCCCATCGGTTTTTATTCTAAGGGTATAAAAGTGGGGAACAGGATCTATGTATCGGGAGAAGGTCCATTGAATCCTGAGACGGGCAAGATCCCCGAGACCATCGAGGAGCAGACCCGACAGGTTCTGACCAACATCAGTAACATTCTCCAGGCGGGGGTTGCCACCATGGACCATGTGGTGAAGGCCACGGTCCATCTTGCCGACCTCGAGGATTTCCATGCCTTCAACGATGTTTACAGGGAATTCTTCAACGCTCCCTATCCGGTGAGGACCACCGTAGGGAGTGCGCTGCTGGGAATCCTCGTGGAGATCGACGTCATAGCCGAGCTATAA